A window from Salvia miltiorrhiza cultivar Shanhuang (shh) chromosome 2, IMPLAD_Smil_shh, whole genome shotgun sequence encodes these proteins:
- the LOC131008078 gene encoding uncharacterized protein LOC131008078, which translates to MPPRRAPEDEQRAPPVNNNGVDFAQFLLALQSFMQQQQDGGMNTGQPRVRNFEIIEQFRRMGPPRFKGTEGPEDTEEWIRELERIFELMGCSEEQKVSCAIYQLAEEASHWWESHARTLTLEQRQALVWKDFKELIMDRYFPQSYITQKETEFLNLKQGNMTLVDYERKFNKLSRYAPYLVDTDVKKARRFEQGLRPEICGIISALRLPTYREVIDRAQAVSNGLQLEIKDQQHRDSFGKRKWEDFGKGKNAPTNKKWQPTRGSSTGSASSKSSNEKSQCPKCNKFHIGECWRGKNVCYSCGDPGHMSYNCLKNKKETQKNIQEPMKKVKPRVFAMTEGDPDPEDGADTMSGILQVSNIPALVLFDLGATHSFISSKFCSKISIVSYDNSDALEVSIPSGKIIRSDKIAKGIKIDINGKELEADLHVLEMRDFDIILGMDWMGKNNTTIRCRERKVEIQRPREPKLIFYGARTKAHPRIITAMKAIKMLRKKDCQGYLVSMTTTLPKRK; encoded by the coding sequence ATGCCCCCGCGACGCGCTCCGGAAGATGAGCAGCGAGCCCCACCTGTGAATAACAATGGGGTTGATTTTGCTCAATTTCTACTAGCTCTCCAAAGCTTTATGCAGCAACAACAAGATGGTGGCATGAATACTGGACAACCTCGAGTAAGGAATTTTGAAATTATTGAACAGTTTCGAAGGATGGGTCCACCAAGATTTAAGGGAACCGAAGGGCCTGAAGACACGGAAGAATGGATTCGTGAGCTCGAACGAATATTTGAGCTTATGGGCTGTAGTGAAGAGCAAAAAGTCTCGTGTGCGATCTATCAATTGGCCGAAGAAGCAAGCCACTGGTGGGAATCTCATGCTCGAACGTTGACACTTGAACAACGCCAAGCTTTGGTTTGGAAGGACTTCAAGGAGCTGATAATGGATCGGTATTTTCCTCAATCCTACATAACACAAAAGGAGACCGAGTTCCTCAATCTCAAGCAAGGAAATATGACGCTAGTCGACTATGAGAGAAAATTCAACAAATTGTCTCGATATGCACCATACCTAGTCGACACGGATGTGAAGAAAGCGCGTCGGTTCGAGCAAGGCTTACGACCTGAAATTTGTGGAATAATATCCGCCTTGAGATTGCCAACTTATAGAGAAGTTATCGACCGAGCTCAAGCAGTCTCCAATGGCTTGCAACTAGAGATCAAAGATCAACAACACCGTGACTCATtcggaaagagaaaatgggaagaTTTTGGAAAAGGGAAAAATGCTCCAACAAACAAGAAATGGCAACCGACACGTGGTTCTTCAACAGGATCTGCATCATCCAAGTCAAGCAATGAGAAGTCTCAATGCCCAAAGTGTAATAAATTCCACATAGGCGAGTGTTGGCGAGGGAAGAACGTCTGCTACTCCTGTGGCGATCCAGGACACATGTCATATAACTGTCTAAAGAACAAGAAGGAGACACAAAAGAATATTCAAGAGCCTATGAAGAAAGTGAAGCCCCGAGTCTTTGCCATGACTGAAGGAGACCCCGATCCCGAGGACGGTGCAGACACCATGTCAGGTATACTTCAAGTCTCAAATATTCCTGCTTTGGTGCTATTTGATTTGGGAGCTACCCATTCCTTCATATCTTCGAAATTTTGTTCGAAGATTAGTATAGTCTCCTACGATAATAGCGACGCACTAGAGGTTAGCATTCCTTCGGGAAAAATTATTAGGAGCGATAAGATAGCGAAGGGTATAAAGATAGACATAAACGGGAAAGAGCTTGAGGCCGATCTTCACGTCCTAGAAATGCGAGATTTCGATATAATCTTAGGCATGGATTGGATGGGCAAGAATAATACAACAATTAGATGTCGTGAGCGAAAGGTGGAGATTCAACGCCCTCGAGAACCGAAGCTCATCTTTTATGGTGCTCGAACCAAAGCTCATCCAAGGATTATAACAGCGATGAAGGCAATCAAGATGCTAAGAAAGAAAGATTGTCAAGGGTACCTAGTTAGTATGACCACAACACTACCCAAACGAAAGTAA